A genomic region of Blattabacterium cuenoti contains the following coding sequences:
- the ubiE gene encoding bifunctional demethylmenaquinone methyltransferase/2-methoxy-6-polyprenyl-1,4-benzoquinol methylase UbiE: MNKYSLYSKEKKLKNMFDHIANKYDLINHMLSFGIDFIWRKKVIHLLYKFSEIRIKKILDLATGTGDLAILLAHQFKHAYITGLDPSDKMLKIAKQKIKNNFFEKRVQIIQGYSQNIPFRNETFEIVTIAFGIRNFQYIHHSIKEIYRILKPSGILAILEFSQPSNYWIMKIYYFYFYFVKKIGNFISKNHFAYNYLKESILSFPYCNNKMNKLLKYHQFNPIHIQKLTFGIVSIYLVKKK, from the coding sequence ATGAACAAATATTCTCTTTATTCAAAAGAAAAAAAATTAAAAAATATGTTTGATCATATCGCTAATAAATATGATTTAATCAATCATATGTTATCATTTGGAATAGATTTTATATGGAGAAAAAAAGTAATTCATTTATTATACAAATTTAGTGAAATAAGAATTAAAAAAATATTAGATTTAGCTACTGGTACTGGAGATTTAGCTATCTTGTTAGCTCATCAATTTAAACACGCTTATATTACAGGATTAGATCCATCTGATAAAATGCTTAAAATAGCTAAACAAAAAATAAAAAACAATTTTTTTGAAAAAAGAGTTCAAATCATTCAAGGTTATTCGCAAAATATTCCGTTTCGGAATGAAACTTTTGAGATAGTGACTATTGCTTTCGGAATCAGAAATTTTCAATATATACATCATTCTATTAAAGAAATATATAGAATTTTAAAACCTTCAGGTATTTTAGCCATTTTAGAGTTTTCTCAACCTTCTAATTACTGGATAATGAAAATTTATTATTTTTATTTTTATTTTGTAAAAAAAATTGGAAATTTTATTTCAAAAAATCATTTTGCCTATAATTATTTAAAAGAATCTATATTATCTTTTCCCTATTGCAACAATAAAATGAACAAACTTTTAAAATACCATCAATTCAATCCAATTCATA